ATAGATATCACGATAAAGGTTGTTATTGCTAAAATGGACGATGATAATCCGGATATCCTGAAAAAGATTGCAGGACTAAAAACAAACCTTACACCACACTCTCTGAGACATACACATGTTTCTCTTCTAGCTGAGGCTGGAGTAAATCTTCAAGACATCATGGATCGGCTCGGACACAAGGATGACGACACAGCTAAAAACGTTTATTTACATGTTACTAAACCGAAAAAGAAAGAGGCTTCTCACAAGTTCCGCGAACTCATGAAAAACCTCTAAGAAATCCTTTTGTTACCTTTTTAGTGTTTTTCAACTAAGAAAGGTTGATGCAACAAGGGGTTTTTGACCCTTATTACATCATGCCGCTTATGATATTAGGTGAGTTTTTTGTGTATTTTAGGTCTTATCATAGGTTTTCTATCCGAATCCCCTTAAAAATCAGTCCTATATTTCCAAGTAAATATGATGTGTTTGGTATGCGGGAACATATTAACCTAGAGTTTGAGCAACTCAAGTTATTCAAAAGACTGTATTGTAGATCTACATTTCCAGCTCCAACCAAGCCACACACTCAACATGACTTGTCTGCCTGTCCCATTGCTCATGACTCTCCTTCATTCTAGTCAAATTTACAATCTTTAAGAGGAATGACTTTGGTCTTGTACACAAATTTATAGCCTAGCCATACACCTAAGAATAACGGAATTCCGATATAGGAAACAAGCACGCCATACCAATCGATCGTTTCTCCAGTGAAAGCTTTAAAGTTCTGGCCGATAATAAC
The nucleotide sequence above comes from Paenibacillus sp. IHBB 10380. Encoded proteins:
- a CDS encoding tyrosine-type recombinase/integrase is translated as MRSARNTEIDITIKVVIAKMDDDNPDILKKIAGLKTNLTPHSLRHTHVSLLAEAGVNLQDIMDRLGHKDDDTAKNVYLHVTKPKKKEASHKFRELMKNL